The following coding sequences lie in one Alicyclobacillus curvatus genomic window:
- a CDS encoding metallophosphoesterase, with amino-acid sequence MKTLLAMCVTLAVLATSGTVTTAHASDVPPDVPELTFSVISDIHLRAGISERGLPVHDLQAAQNFAKALLDINRINPSQDALVINGDLTLTGQQSDYDDMRRILSKVCHPPTLFTMGNHEYYAAYYDVTGKGNLKHFPNGVTEAQCIGLFLANTDMPSVYYDIWIKGYHFIVLGSERSRISNPSYGDGSYLSDTQLTWLHQKLLAGPPDKPVFVFIHVPLANTLSDTAKPNNIVIQSDKFVRALSVHRQVILFSGHTHRTLMNPSKSMYRNGFILFNDSCVRNPLDEYRRPVGDSEGLYVQVYKDRVVVNGRDFTHKTWIRQYNVPVTYTPRSRGRMKEETCTPFETVGKVSEAPSRPAEYGVDDGGEKICGFF; translated from the coding sequence GTGAAAACATTGCTGGCAATGTGTGTCACATTAGCGGTACTTGCAACCAGCGGGACCGTCACAACTGCACACGCCTCCGACGTTCCGCCTGACGTACCCGAACTAACATTCAGTGTCATAAGCGACATCCATCTACGGGCAGGCATTAGCGAGCGGGGATTGCCCGTTCACGACTTACAAGCAGCACAAAACTTTGCCAAGGCACTGCTGGACATCAACCGCATCAATCCTTCTCAGGACGCCCTCGTAATAAACGGCGACCTCACTCTTACCGGTCAGCAATCTGACTACGACGACATGCGCAGAATTCTTAGTAAGGTCTGTCATCCTCCGACTCTCTTTACCATGGGGAATCACGAGTATTATGCTGCGTATTATGACGTGACCGGAAAGGGAAACTTAAAACATTTCCCGAACGGAGTGACTGAAGCCCAGTGCATTGGACTCTTTCTCGCAAACACAGATATGCCCTCCGTCTATTACGACATATGGATCAAGGGATATCATTTCATCGTACTCGGCTCGGAACGTTCTCGCATTTCGAATCCATCTTACGGTGATGGCAGCTATCTGTCTGATACACAGTTAACATGGCTTCACCAAAAACTGCTAGCAGGTCCCCCAGACAAACCGGTCTTCGTATTTATACACGTACCACTTGCAAATACCTTGTCCGATACGGCGAAACCAAACAACATTGTGATTCAATCAGATAAATTCGTCCGAGCTCTTTCCGTGCATCGTCAAGTAATACTGTTCTCAGGGCACACCCATAGAACACTCATGAACCCGTCAAAGAGCATGTATCGAAATGGATTTATACTCTTCAATGATTCCTGTGTACGCAATCCTCTGGATGAATATCGTCGCCCTGTCGGGGATAGCGAAGGTCTCTATGTTCAGGTATACAAAGACAGAGTTGTCGTCAACGGCCGTGACTTTACGCACAAGACATGGATACGGCAATATAATGTGCCAGTTACATATACCCCACGCTCACGAGGTCGAATGAAGGAGGAGACTTGTACCCCTTTTGAGACAGTCGGTAAAGTGTCAGAAGCGCCTTCGCGACCTGCTGAATATGGTGTTGACGACGGGGGTGAGAAGATATGCGGGTTCTTCTAG
- a CDS encoding glycosyltransferase family 4 protein → MTVAQELRRKGHKVGIFTLGGPWAFKAKRFARVHTRRFTSTELRRVVAVDEYDVVHAHDSPSFRLIAQTALPKRTRVLLTIHGTYIPRAVIRRCIPKVSRFIVVSPALLGFTRDVGVPAAKVSLVENGVSMESFLGTSKNNRRHLFGIPKHAKVIGYAGRFTAGKALLGRHIVNVLKAYAKSQRNVRVLVAGRGSGRIVNHETFCRVLDHVDNMQAFYNSCDVVVGAGRVALESLACGTATIAVGINHYVGPVMPATWTRAVKGNFGDHGFTMHTWTNTRLQSDVHRLLHPTAKLQRDLQEVTRRVRLRYSSQAMARRVELLYRVR, encoded by the coding sequence ATGACAGTAGCTCAGGAACTACGTCGAAAAGGGCACAAGGTGGGAATATTTACGCTGGGGGGTCCGTGGGCCTTCAAAGCGAAGCGATTCGCACGTGTCCATACACGTCGATTCACGTCGACGGAGCTACGCCGAGTTGTTGCAGTCGATGAATATGATGTCGTTCACGCACATGACAGCCCAAGCTTTCGTCTTATCGCACAGACTGCTCTGCCAAAGCGGACACGAGTCCTTTTAACGATCCATGGAACATACATACCTCGTGCCGTTATCCGTAGATGTATCCCCAAAGTGAGCCGATTCATCGTGGTTTCTCCAGCTTTGCTCGGCTTTACCCGGGATGTCGGCGTCCCCGCTGCTAAAGTTTCCTTAGTCGAAAACGGGGTATCTATGGAATCTTTTCTAGGCACTAGCAAAAACAATAGACGGCATCTGTTTGGCATACCCAAACATGCCAAAGTCATTGGGTATGCCGGACGATTTACGGCGGGGAAGGCGCTGCTCGGAAGACACATCGTAAATGTCTTAAAGGCGTATGCCAAGTCCCAACGAAACGTACGGGTGCTTGTAGCGGGTAGAGGATCGGGCCGTATTGTGAATCATGAAACGTTCTGTCGTGTTCTCGACCATGTAGACAATATGCAGGCGTTCTATAATTCCTGCGATGTCGTCGTTGGCGCGGGCCGGGTTGCCCTCGAGTCGCTCGCGTGCGGTACCGCGACGATTGCCGTAGGCATCAATCACTACGTCGGTCCTGTGATGCCCGCCACATGGACTAGAGCGGTAAAAGGCAACTTTGGTGACCACGGGTTCACGATGCACACCTGGACAAACACGAGACTACAAAGTGATGTACACAGGCTCTTGCATCCAACAGCAAAATTGCAACGGGACCTGCAGGAGGTCACAAGGAGAGTGAGACTTCGCTATTCAAGTCAAGCCATGGCCCGGCGCGTGGAACTGCTTTACCGAGTTCGATAG
- a CDS encoding MFS transporter translates to MTVRHEGISIFLRRKHFRNLWLGSVISGLGSELGGAAVLWMVLDITHSAAAVGLISLCVGLPAALVSPFAGVLGDRFSRSRMMVLGNVLLALIYGGIAGVSRMGVHWIWVSYVLLALGSTVSPLTSTGRSQLIAELLPDNERTAANFFDDVYLHVTWLVGPAIAGLSVALLGYQPVLVLDAVSFVLCAIFLFSIPSSLHTPGTQLSQLAKNLLDGVNMLRSQRLLLQLAGLTFFFNFFFGVYAVVLPLMARNDFGGAKAYGLLWSAFAVGSFIGGIIFSRKSWKWAMGPSMAVVIILWGLLTGVLAFTHQYWMVLCIMLANGLVYTPYEPLYKTIIQQIVPLRMQAKVSSTIRPITGLGQPTGSWLSGLLAAPIGTVGLTLASGVATVVVGCATYLTPRIRNYQHRKPCK, encoded by the coding sequence ATGACAGTCCGTCACGAAGGGATTTCCATCTTTCTTCGCCGCAAACACTTCCGAAATCTTTGGCTGGGTTCCGTTATTTCCGGGCTCGGCAGCGAACTTGGAGGCGCTGCCGTGTTGTGGATGGTCTTGGACATCACGCACTCCGCTGCCGCAGTCGGTTTGATTTCCCTTTGCGTCGGGCTCCCTGCCGCGCTTGTCAGTCCATTCGCTGGAGTTCTTGGTGACCGCTTTTCAAGGTCACGAATGATGGTGCTCGGTAATGTGCTCCTCGCACTGATTTACGGTGGCATAGCGGGCGTCAGCCGGATGGGAGTGCATTGGATTTGGGTGAGTTACGTGTTGTTGGCGCTTGGTTCAACTGTGTCTCCCTTAACTTCCACCGGACGCTCCCAACTGATTGCTGAACTCCTTCCCGACAACGAGCGGACAGCAGCAAATTTCTTCGATGATGTCTACCTTCATGTCACATGGCTCGTTGGGCCTGCGATTGCGGGATTGTCAGTAGCTTTGCTTGGATATCAACCTGTACTCGTCTTAGACGCGGTGAGCTTTGTACTTTGTGCAATCTTTCTATTCTCCATCCCATCATCCTTACATACTCCAGGTACCCAATTGTCTCAACTCGCCAAGAATTTGTTGGATGGAGTTAACATGTTGAGGAGCCAGCGACTGCTTTTGCAATTGGCTGGGCTAACGTTTTTCTTCAACTTTTTCTTTGGCGTCTACGCCGTTGTTTTACCGTTAATGGCTCGCAACGATTTTGGCGGGGCCAAGGCATACGGGTTGCTTTGGTCGGCATTCGCAGTCGGTTCTTTCATCGGCGGAATCATCTTCTCGAGAAAATCGTGGAAATGGGCGATGGGACCCTCGATGGCTGTTGTCATCATTCTCTGGGGACTGCTCACAGGAGTACTTGCGTTCACCCATCAGTACTGGATGGTACTTTGCATCATGCTGGCAAATGGTCTCGTGTACACGCCATATGAGCCACTGTATAAGACCATCATCCAACAAATTGTTCCCCTGCGCATGCAAGCAAAAGTGTCCAGCACGATTCGACCTATCACTGGTCTTGGACAACCCACGGGCAGTTGGCTCAGCGGGTTACTGGCAGCGCCCATTGGAACCGTAGGTCTCACGTTGGCGTCTGGAGTTGCAACAGTCGTCGTCGGATGTGCCACATATCTGACACCACGAATCCGAAACTATCAGCATCGCAAGCCTTGCAAATAG
- a CDS encoding ABC transporter substrate-binding protein, whose translation MKHVKKWATSAACLAALGFIAVGCGTTQSSPPGGGGGAATTNTTSSTPAGNLMTVKVAMDEPSPSMAGIVLADKLGYFKQQGIQIQATSFASGADAMTGLAANQVDVAPGLISAYVFNAVQSGLNIKIVADEGRDQPTKGYFEFVLRKSLASKITNYSQLKGLTLGIASRGNINELMLDKVLAKGGLTEKDVHIKVVDDFADFNTALANGAMDGAMQIEPFITLGEQKNIAVPFKTPGAYGPNEEISVIMYSPQFASNKQLATRWMTAYLEGVRAFDNAMVYGNQNRQQVAKIMAAYTKTSVTQFEAMNMPLLDPNGYVDPAAVQSDETWYAGQGTVKTPVAVNKVLDPQFAQAAVAKLGSYQKP comes from the coding sequence ATGAAGCATGTGAAGAAATGGGCTACCTCGGCAGCCTGTTTGGCTGCACTTGGGTTTATTGCAGTGGGGTGCGGCACAACCCAGTCGAGCCCGCCAGGCGGCGGGGGAGGAGCGGCGACAACCAACACGACATCAAGCACCCCTGCAGGCAACCTGATGACAGTTAAAGTAGCGATGGATGAACCGTCGCCGTCGATGGCAGGCATTGTCTTGGCTGACAAGTTGGGCTACTTCAAACAACAGGGGATTCAGATTCAGGCAACGAGCTTCGCCTCAGGTGCCGACGCCATGACTGGGCTCGCTGCCAATCAGGTGGATGTCGCTCCTGGGCTCATTTCCGCCTACGTGTTTAACGCAGTGCAAAGTGGTTTAAACATCAAAATCGTCGCTGACGAGGGACGAGATCAGCCAACCAAGGGGTATTTTGAGTTCGTCCTAAGAAAATCTCTGGCGAGTAAAATCACGAACTATTCTCAACTAAAGGGACTCACACTCGGCATTGCTTCGCGAGGAAACATCAACGAATTGATGCTCGACAAGGTGCTCGCGAAAGGCGGTTTGACGGAGAAAGACGTCCACATCAAGGTTGTTGACGATTTCGCTGATTTCAACACCGCTCTTGCCAACGGAGCAATGGATGGGGCGATGCAAATCGAACCGTTTATCACCCTCGGTGAGCAGAAAAACATTGCTGTGCCGTTCAAAACGCCCGGCGCATATGGGCCAAACGAGGAGATTTCCGTCATCATGTACAGTCCGCAATTCGCCAGCAACAAACAACTCGCGACCCGCTGGATGACAGCATATCTCGAAGGGGTGAGGGCTTTTGACAACGCGATGGTGTACGGGAATCAGAATCGGCAGCAGGTCGCCAAGATTATGGCGGCTTACACGAAAACATCTGTCACCCAATTCGAAGCCATGAACATGCCGCTCCTTGACCCAAATGGCTATGTCGATCCCGCTGCAGTCCAGTCTGATGAGACCTGGTATGCCGGGCAAGGCACCGTCAAAACCCCCGTCGCTGTCAACAAGGTCCTCGACCCGCAGTTTGCGCAAGCAGCTGTTGCGAAACTGGGGTCATATCAGAAGCCCTAG
- a CDS encoding ABC transporter ATP-binding protein: MEHKIEIKHLGKQFEVRKSVLTALEDISLNVKKGEFVSIVGPSGCGKTTMLRILGGLEEPSLGEFVMAHEHPEQPLCSIVFQEHSIFPWMTVRKNIAYGLKLRKQPKRVVAEVTNHYMDKVGLRAFADSYPHQLSGGMRQRVSVARAFANDPEILLMDEPFAALDEQNRLLLQQELLRIWEESKKTVVFITHSIDEAIFLSDRIIVMTARPGTVKASFEVNLPRPRTIENVRESARFQELFSDIWGALKEEVDKAKRAEGLDS; the protein is encoded by the coding sequence ATGGAACATAAGATTGAAATTAAGCATCTGGGGAAGCAATTCGAGGTCCGAAAATCGGTTCTCACTGCCCTCGAAGACATTTCTCTGAATGTGAAAAAGGGTGAATTTGTGAGCATTGTTGGCCCGAGCGGATGCGGCAAAACGACAATGCTGCGGATTCTCGGCGGGCTGGAGGAGCCTTCCCTGGGCGAATTCGTGATGGCACACGAACACCCGGAGCAGCCTCTGTGTTCAATCGTTTTCCAGGAACACTCCATTTTTCCTTGGATGACGGTGCGAAAGAACATTGCGTATGGGTTAAAACTCCGTAAACAACCAAAACGAGTGGTCGCAGAAGTCACCAATCACTACATGGATAAGGTCGGTTTACGCGCCTTTGCTGACTCATATCCGCATCAGCTGTCAGGGGGCATGCGTCAACGTGTCAGTGTGGCCCGTGCGTTCGCGAATGACCCGGAGATTCTCCTGATGGATGAGCCGTTTGCCGCACTCGATGAACAGAATCGATTGCTGTTGCAGCAAGAGCTGTTGCGAATCTGGGAGGAGTCGAAGAAAACGGTCGTATTCATTACGCACAGTATCGATGAGGCGATTTTTCTCTCTGATCGCATCATCGTAATGACTGCACGCCCCGGTACAGTCAAAGCCTCATTCGAGGTAAACCTTCCACGGCCGCGGACGATTGAGAACGTTCGCGAGAGTGCCCGTTTTCAAGAGCTGTTCAGCGACATCTGGGGGGCATTGAAAGAAGAAGTCGACAAGGCCAAACGAGCTGAGGGACTCGATTCATAA
- a CDS encoding ABC transporter permease — MRATPLEHGVLVRVRGTSAEKVKFHLGEHTRRRLLSILSPLGLLVLWQVLVMVHVLDNRFFPTPTAIVVQAYHDILSGQLQNDLKVSLIRIVLGFLAGAIPGVILGISMGLFKPLRVVLEPIVASTYPIPKLALLPLIMLMFGLGETEKVVIILLGVIFPVLINSAAGVLQLDKNYMEVAKSFGASRKDYYTTVAIPGALPMIFTGLKLGAGMALLLIVAAEMEGASAGIGYRIWISYSVFQITDMYVSFIIMALLGYIFSLLLDEIEAWVVPWK, encoded by the coding sequence ATGCGGGCGACACCGCTGGAACACGGTGTACTGGTGAGAGTACGTGGCACCAGTGCGGAAAAGGTGAAGTTCCATTTAGGGGAACACACACGAAGGCGACTGCTCTCGATTCTCTCGCCACTCGGTTTGCTTGTTCTATGGCAAGTTCTTGTGATGGTTCATGTGCTCGACAATCGTTTCTTTCCCACCCCGACGGCTATTGTTGTTCAGGCCTACCATGATATCTTATCGGGCCAACTACAGAACGACTTGAAGGTCAGCTTAATTCGCATCGTGCTGGGTTTTCTGGCGGGGGCCATTCCAGGGGTGATTCTCGGTATCAGCATGGGGTTGTTCAAACCACTGCGCGTTGTCCTCGAGCCTATCGTCGCATCGACCTACCCAATCCCCAAACTGGCACTCTTGCCACTCATCATGTTGATGTTCGGTCTCGGCGAAACGGAAAAGGTTGTGATTATCCTCCTTGGCGTCATCTTTCCGGTCCTTATCAACTCTGCCGCCGGTGTTTTGCAGCTTGATAAGAACTACATGGAAGTCGCCAAGAGCTTCGGGGCATCCCGCAAAGACTACTATACGACTGTGGCGATTCCGGGAGCGCTCCCGATGATCTTTACCGGATTAAAACTCGGGGCGGGTATGGCCCTATTGCTGATTGTTGCCGCTGAGATGGAAGGGGCATCGGCGGGTATCGGGTATCGTATCTGGATCTCATACAGTGTATTTCAGATTACCGACATGTACGTCAGCTTCATCATCATGGCGCTCCTCGGCTACATCTTCAGCTTGCTGCTCGATGAAATTGAGGCCTGGGTTGTGCCCTGGAAATAG
- a CDS encoding response regulator transcription factor, with product MDDTFRASDYHVLVVDDDRNISLLVQMYLVHRGFQVSCVHDGLAGLEQVESGYVHLVILDLMMPGLDGWEMCKRIRERGDIPILMMTARGDATDKLHGFEIGADDYLVKPFDPNELVARTTSLLRRTYQPKVNITPLAALRFGTLVIDTAAHSVAVNGRSVVLTPREYQLLRILTEHPNQVLNRQQLLDFVWGIDYFGEDRVVDVFVKRLRQKLGHSRTARRQNPEEDGPPQDAETASVERIRADRDEGRADKISTGLAGADKLRGDKLREDKFRADTDKGKWSIVTIRGEGYSFKLEG from the coding sequence ATGGACGACACGTTTCGAGCTTCGGATTACCACGTTTTAGTTGTCGATGACGATCGCAATATTTCTCTCCTAGTGCAGATGTACCTTGTGCACCGTGGTTTTCAGGTTTCCTGCGTGCATGACGGATTGGCAGGGCTTGAGCAAGTGGAAAGCGGGTACGTGCATCTCGTCATTCTGGACCTGATGATGCCAGGCTTAGACGGCTGGGAAATGTGCAAACGCATTCGCGAGCGCGGAGATATCCCGATTTTGATGATGACCGCTCGAGGGGACGCCACGGACAAACTGCATGGGTTCGAAATTGGTGCCGACGATTATCTCGTGAAACCCTTCGATCCCAATGAACTCGTTGCCCGCACCACATCACTGCTGCGGCGTACATATCAGCCGAAGGTCAACATCACGCCGTTAGCGGCTCTGCGCTTCGGGACTCTCGTCATTGATACGGCAGCGCATTCAGTCGCTGTCAATGGCCGATCCGTTGTGCTCACCCCAAGAGAATATCAACTGCTCCGCATCTTGACAGAGCACCCGAATCAGGTACTAAACCGTCAGCAGTTACTCGACTTTGTCTGGGGTATTGACTATTTCGGAGAAGACCGGGTGGTTGATGTATTTGTGAAACGCTTACGCCAGAAACTCGGACACAGCCGTACAGCGCGCCGTCAAAACCCAGAAGAAGACGGGCCGCCACAAGATGCGGAAACGGCCAGTGTGGAGCGGATTCGTGCAGACAGAGACGAGGGTCGTGCAGACAAGATTAGTACAGGGTTGGCGGGCGCTGATAAGCTTCGAGGAGATAAGCTTCGTGAAGATAAGTTTCGTGCAGACACAGACAAGGGGAAATGGTCGATTGTTACCATTCGCGGCGAAGGATACTCGTTCAAACTGGAGGGATAA
- a CDS encoding HAMP domain-containing histidine kinase codes for MMTSMFRKMLMAYMSVIVIAFSVLTFALHFEIRQFLASQKLHVLNQEAEHILPILERVNGNPRLYPAFNNLVSRYKRIDNTSVNLLLIKDSGLAKIQRLTDQLVSHNDILNRPAVERVLSGQQVQLIGPFSTSQRQSTLIVGVPIESQGVIIGALFLHTPMQELQMGQVTELILLIAGPILLLSIVVLYFTSRRFSTPLLQMNRAVQAIGRGSFGQRVPVTSEDEVGQLARAFNQMAGQLERLDQMRKDLIANVSHEIRTPLTSVRGFIQGILEGVIPASDEKQYLTIAHSELSRLSSLLNTMLDLSAIETGRITIQSGPVQWASVVDAVVEHTRVRATGKGLEFEVSNPDATVTIWGDSERLTQVLFNVVDNAIRHTKAGKISVLSTVIDGKLRVEVRDTGEGISPEVLPHIWERFYTGSASRSSGEARSGLGLTITKHLVELMNGKIEVQSETGSGSVFTIWFPTFTTH; via the coding sequence TTGATGACCTCCATGTTTCGCAAGATGCTGATGGCCTATATGAGCGTCATCGTCATTGCGTTTTCGGTGCTGACATTTGCCCTCCACTTTGAAATCAGGCAATTTCTAGCTTCACAAAAGCTACACGTGTTGAATCAGGAAGCAGAGCATATTCTGCCAATTCTCGAACGCGTTAATGGCAACCCGAGACTCTATCCTGCCTTTAACAATCTCGTCTCGCGCTATAAACGCATCGACAACACGTCGGTCAACTTGCTGTTGATTAAGGACAGTGGCTTGGCCAAGATTCAGCGTCTCACCGACCAACTCGTCAGTCATAACGACATTCTCAACCGGCCAGCCGTCGAGCGAGTGTTGAGTGGTCAACAAGTTCAATTGATTGGTCCATTTAGCACAAGCCAACGACAGTCCACCCTGATTGTCGGTGTCCCCATCGAGAGCCAAGGTGTTATCATCGGCGCTCTGTTCCTTCACACCCCCATGCAAGAACTTCAAATGGGACAAGTTACAGAACTGATTCTATTGATTGCGGGTCCGATTCTGCTTTTATCCATCGTCGTTCTGTATTTCACGTCACGCCGCTTCTCAACCCCACTGCTGCAAATGAACCGGGCCGTTCAGGCCATCGGCCGAGGGAGCTTTGGACAGCGGGTGCCCGTGACAAGTGAGGATGAAGTTGGACAACTGGCAAGGGCCTTCAACCAAATGGCGGGCCAGTTGGAACGGCTTGACCAAATGCGAAAAGACCTGATTGCGAATGTGTCGCACGAAATTCGAACGCCACTGACGTCTGTACGAGGCTTCATTCAGGGCATTCTCGAAGGCGTGATTCCTGCTTCCGACGAGAAACAGTACTTGACCATCGCGCATTCGGAGCTGAGCCGACTCAGTTCGCTTCTCAACACGATGCTCGATTTATCTGCGATTGAGACCGGTCGAATCACCATCCAGTCAGGACCCGTCCAGTGGGCTTCTGTTGTTGACGCCGTCGTAGAGCACACGCGCGTGCGCGCAACCGGAAAAGGTCTTGAATTTGAGGTTTCCAACCCTGATGCGACCGTAACCATTTGGGGCGACTCCGAGAGATTAACCCAGGTTTTGTTCAACGTCGTCGATAACGCCATCCGGCACACGAAGGCTGGGAAGATTTCTGTATTGAGTACCGTTATTGATGGTAAGCTGCGCGTTGAGGTGCGGGACACCGGTGAAGGCATTTCACCTGAAGTGCTGCCGCATATCTGGGAGCGTTTTTACACCGGATCGGCCTCGCGGTCATCCGGCGAAGCTCGCAGCGGACTCGGCCTCACCATCACGAAACACCTGGTTGAACTGATGAATGGAAAAATTGAAGTTCAGTCTGAAACCGGGTCCGGAAGCGTGTTTACAATTTGGTTCCCCACTTTCACAACCCATTGA
- a CDS encoding LppP/LprE family lipoprotein: MKRTWTNSLKTMTTCATLGVALTQVAPVVAFASTSKYYSTGQVVMNGSTTSKPVYIMAHDPSDPTGQPVAWVPLYYLQSAMKQVDIHTAWNGRDLQFTLPSTWMVNTATTVNRPLAKNEMDFVVGSQRYQPTPRLIAKDPASGLNTTYVPVSYVNQFLTQVLSMQATWAESHWTMVTPQALVPQSVILSVMQGTSEVQFPSEHFTSFGTQAVTSDGQGGFLAAIGASRFPTADGLGQLVFFFLNGKIVGLNSNTEVTAIQSIQADGVDKFTVTYANYKPTDAMVSPSLPPQTVTYMWDGTKFVASAPLASGVKSGNVQVTHSW; encoded by the coding sequence ATGAAGCGAACTTGGACAAACAGTTTAAAAACCATGACAACCTGTGCAACACTGGGTGTCGCGCTGACGCAGGTCGCGCCGGTGGTGGCATTCGCAAGCACATCGAAATATTATTCAACGGGCCAGGTGGTCATGAACGGATCGACCACGTCGAAGCCAGTTTACATTATGGCACACGACCCTAGTGATCCGACGGGACAACCGGTAGCTTGGGTTCCACTCTACTATTTGCAGTCAGCAATGAAGCAAGTGGACATTCACACGGCTTGGAACGGTCGAGATTTACAATTCACGTTGCCTTCGACTTGGATGGTCAATACAGCAACAACAGTAAACCGTCCCTTGGCAAAAAACGAGATGGATTTTGTCGTCGGTTCTCAGCGTTATCAACCGACGCCTCGACTGATTGCGAAAGACCCAGCTTCCGGGCTCAACACGACCTATGTGCCTGTCTCTTACGTCAACCAATTTTTAACACAGGTGCTGTCGATGCAAGCCACCTGGGCTGAAAGTCATTGGACGATGGTGACACCGCAGGCGCTCGTTCCACAAAGTGTCATCTTATCTGTCATGCAGGGGACGAGTGAAGTCCAGTTTCCGAGTGAACACTTTACATCGTTTGGAACACAGGCTGTCACTTCTGACGGCCAGGGTGGATTCTTAGCAGCCATCGGCGCAAGTCGATTTCCGACTGCAGACGGGTTGGGACAATTGGTCTTCTTTTTCCTCAATGGTAAGATTGTCGGCCTCAACTCGAATACCGAAGTGACGGCGATTCAATCCATTCAAGCGGATGGCGTCGACAAATTTACGGTGACCTATGCCAACTACAAGCCGACCGATGCGATGGTGAGTCCTTCACTTCCGCCACAAACCGTGACATACATGTGGGACGGCACGAAGTTTGTTGCCTCGGCCCCTCTGGCGTCAGGTGTAAAGTCCGGAAATGTCCAGGTCACACACTCGTGGTAA
- a CDS encoding serine/threonine protein kinase, producing the protein MEVIRVITIDISNISFPVKKYQNFDWLQTLGKVFRVFAEQDSGNLSFGIQQEGRRLFVKYAGAETVNYSGHPRDAVKRLKRAAPVYYELRHPSLITLVDHFEVGKGYAAVFEWSDGQGLHPHWAFPPPLKYTHPDSPYFRFRQLPVDLRLVSLDTIFQFHVHVEARGYVAVDFYDGSILYDFSDNRTKICDIDFYEKKPFINNMGKLWGSSRFMSPEEYQLGASIDERTNVFNMGATAFVLLGGETDRSLAKWEASEALYEVALRAVDKERSKRFSSVAEFYDVWSRCLHF; encoded by the coding sequence TTGGAGGTCATTCGCGTTATAACGATTGATATCAGCAACATATCCTTTCCAGTCAAGAAATATCAAAATTTTGACTGGTTGCAGACGCTGGGTAAGGTATTCCGTGTTTTTGCTGAACAGGACTCCGGGAATCTGTCATTTGGCATCCAACAGGAAGGACGCAGACTGTTTGTCAAATACGCGGGTGCAGAGACAGTAAATTATTCAGGGCATCCACGGGATGCGGTAAAGCGTTTGAAGCGTGCCGCACCTGTCTACTATGAATTGAGACATCCCAGTTTGATTACTCTCGTAGACCATTTTGAGGTAGGGAAGGGATACGCTGCCGTCTTCGAATGGTCCGACGGCCAAGGCCTGCATCCTCACTGGGCATTTCCACCGCCGCTAAAATACACGCATCCTGATTCTCCATATTTTCGCTTTAGACAGTTGCCAGTTGACCTGAGATTGGTATCACTTGACACAATCTTTCAATTTCATGTTCATGTTGAAGCCAGGGGTTACGTAGCTGTTGATTTCTACGACGGAAGCATCCTGTATGATTTTTCGGACAATCGCACAAAAATTTGCGACATTGATTTCTATGAGAAAAAACCCTTTATCAACAACATGGGCAAACTCTGGGGATCATCAAGATTCATGTCACCAGAGGAATATCAACTTGGTGCGTCTATTGATGAACGGACCAACGTGTTTAACATGGGAGCTACCGCTTTTGTACTCCTCGGTGGGGAAACCGATAGGTCACTCGCGAAGTGGGAAGCAAGCGAGGCTCTGTACGAGGTTGCCTTGCGTGCAGTTGATAAGGAAAGGTCGAAGCGTTTTTCATCCGTCGCGGAGTTTTACGACGTTTGGAGTCGCTGTTTGCATTTCTGA